In Peromyscus leucopus breed LL Stock unplaced genomic scaffold, UCI_PerLeu_2.1 scaffold_1296, whole genome shotgun sequence, a single window of DNA contains:
- the LOC114687975 gene encoding paired immunoglobulin-like type 2 receptor beta, which yields MVRSVPYLPVKNRGWDQGHGHPVSDHRADLLQLEKEEARIMKEVAGHKEMEIGRTCPQSLLHRIGPRRCGSFYPESLLTPEHSKVPEQGLHSGLMALLVSLPGGNQAMTWILLLLMSAACLQAGNSAGSKREIPFGVNQTARLSGVQGGSIEIPFSFYFPWELAKDPQMRILWRWKHFHGEFIYNSSSGFIHEHFKNRLILNWTQPQTSGVLRILDLKEKDQTVYFCRVHLNTKHGLETVQSIQGTQLTITPGIRTTMQSPSIVTSAVTRAGLEDTEGQRNPSLVNLGATVGVVVATAVLITPVCVLMVFLWWKPSRSKAMVTRRLQDRSRDEQRVECNREQK from the exons ATGGTGAGGTCAGTTCCATATCTTCCTGTCAAAAATAGGGGCTGGGATCAAGGGCATGGCCATCCTGTCAGTGACCACAGGGCGGATCTTCTGCAGCTTGAGAAAGAAGAAGCGAGAATCATGAAGGAAGTTGCTGGTCACAAGGAGATGGAGATAGGGAGGACCTGTCCCCAATCTCTCCTCCATAGAATAGGGCCCAGGAGATGTGGGTCATTTTACCCTGAGTCTCTCCTGACTCCTGAGCACTCCAAGGTCCCTGAACAGGGCCTCCATTCTGGCCTGATGGCTCTGCTGGTCTCACTTCCTGGAGGGAATCAGGCCATGACTTGGATCCTGCTTCTGCTGATGTCAGCTGCTTGTCTGCAAGCTG GTAACTCAGCAGGATCCAAAAGAGAAATACCCTTTGGGGTCAACCAAACAGCACGCCTCTCTGGTGTCCAGGGCGGCTCCATCGAGATCCCCTTCTCCTTCTACTTCCCCTGGGAGTTGGCAAAGGATCCACAGATGAGGATTCTCTGGAGATGGAAGCACTTCCATGGGGAATTTATCTACAACTCCTCCTCGGGTTTCATACATGAGCATTTCAAGAACCGGCTCATCCTGAACTGGACACAGCCTCAGACATCCGGAGTCCTCAGAATCCTGGACTTGAAGGAGAAGGACCAGACAGTGTACTTCTGCCGAGTTCATCTGAACACAAAACACGGCTTGGAGACTGTGCAGTCAATTCAAGGCACCCAGCTGACCATCACACCTG GCATCAGGACCACCATGCAGAGCCCCTCCATCGTCACCTCTGCAGTCACCAGAGCTGGCCTGGAGGACACAGAGGGCCAGAGGAATCCTTCACTTGTGAACCTGGGAGCCACAGTCGGAGTGGTGGTGGCCACAGCTGTGCTCATAACCCCCGTCTGTGTGTTGATGGTCTTCCTCTGGTGGAAGCCAAG CAGATCTAAAGCCATGGTGACTAGAAGACTGCAGGACAGGAGCAGAGATGAGCAGAGAGTGGAGTGTAACAGAGAGCAGAAATAA